The following are encoded in a window of Pelecanus crispus isolate bPelCri1 chromosome 6, bPelCri1.pri, whole genome shotgun sequence genomic DNA:
- the SNX6 gene encoding sorting nexin-6 isoform X1, producing the protein MMQEGSDDGPDFLSEEDRGLRAINVDLQTDAALQVDISDALSERDKVKFTVHTKSSLPNFKQNEFSVVRQHEEFIWLHDSFVENEDYAGYIIPPAPPRPDFDASREKLQKLGEGEGSMTKEEFTKMKQELEAEYLAIFKKTVAMHEVFLCRVAAHPILRKDLNFHVFLEYNQDLSVRGKNKKEKLEDFFKNMVKSADGVIVSGVKDVDDFFEHERTFLVEYHNRVKDASAKSDKMTRSHKNVADDYNRIGSSLYALGTQDSTDICKFFLKVSELFDKTRKIEARVSADEDLKLSDLLKYYLRESQAAKDLLYRRSRSLVDYENANKALDKARAKNKDVLQAETTQQICCQKFEKISESAKQELIDFKTRRVAAFRKNLVELAELELKHAKGNLQLLQSCLAVLNGDT; encoded by the exons ATGATG CAGGAAGGCTCGGACGACGGCCCAGATTTCCTCTCGGAGGAGGACCGAGGT ctTAGAGCAATAAATGTAGATCTCCAGACTGATGCTGCTCTGCAAGTGGATATCTCGGATGCACTCAGTGAGAGGGACAAAGTGAAATTCACTGTCCATACAAAG AGTTCCTTAccaaatttcaaacaaaatgaattttctgtTGTCCGGCAACATGAAGAGTTTATTTGGCTTCATGATTCTTTTGTTGAGAATGAGGACTATGCTGGCTATATC ATTCCACCAGCACCACCCAGGCCTGACTTTGATGCCTCAAGGGAGAAATTGCAGAAActtggagaaggggaaggatcAATGACTAAAGAAGAATTCACCAAGATGAAACAAGAACTGGAGGC tgaaTATCTGGCAATATTCAAGAAGACGGTTGCAATGCATGAAGTGTTTTTGTGTCGCGTGGCAGCGCATCCTATTTTGAGAAAGGATTTAAATTTCCATGTATTCTTGGAATATAATCAGGAT ttgagTGTTCgtgggaaaaataagaaagagaaacttGAAGACTTCTTCAAAAATATGGTTAAATCAGCAGATGGTGTCATTGTTTCAGGAGTAAAG GATGTGGATGACTTCTTTGAACATGAAAGAACATTCCTTGTAGAATATCACAACCGAGTCAAAGATGCCTCTGCCAAATCTGATAAAATGACAAGATCACATAAAA aTGTGGCGGATGACTATAATAGAATTGGTTCTTCATTATACGCATTAGGAACGCAGGACTCCACAGATATATGCAA GTTCTTTCTGAAGGTATCAGAGTTATTTGACAAAACAAGG aaaatagaGGCCCGGGTATCTGCTGATGAAGATCTTAAACTTTCTGATCTTCTGAAATATTACCTGAGGGAATCTCAAGCTGCTAAG gatcTCCTGTATAGAAGATCTAGGTCACTAGTGGATTATGAAAATGCTAATAAGGCACTGGATAAAGcaagagcaaaaaataaagatgtgcTGCAAGCTGAAACTACTCAGCAAATATGCTGTCAGAAATTTGAGAAAATATCTGAATCGGCAAAACAAG AACTGATAGACTTTAAGACAAGAAGAGTTGCAGCATTCAGAAAAAATCTGGTGGAACTAGCAGAACTGGAATTAAAGCATGCTAAG
- the SNX6 gene encoding sorting nexin-6 isoform X2 has protein sequence MMEGSDDGPDFLSEEDRGLRAINVDLQTDAALQVDISDALSERDKVKFTVHTKSSLPNFKQNEFSVVRQHEEFIWLHDSFVENEDYAGYIIPPAPPRPDFDASREKLQKLGEGEGSMTKEEFTKMKQELEAEYLAIFKKTVAMHEVFLCRVAAHPILRKDLNFHVFLEYNQDLSVRGKNKKEKLEDFFKNMVKSADGVIVSGVKDVDDFFEHERTFLVEYHNRVKDASAKSDKMTRSHKNVADDYNRIGSSLYALGTQDSTDICKFFLKVSELFDKTRKIEARVSADEDLKLSDLLKYYLRESQAAKDLLYRRSRSLVDYENANKALDKARAKNKDVLQAETTQQICCQKFEKISESAKQELIDFKTRRVAAFRKNLVELAELELKHAKGNLQLLQSCLAVLNGDT, from the exons ATGATG GAAGGCTCGGACGACGGCCCAGATTTCCTCTCGGAGGAGGACCGAGGT ctTAGAGCAATAAATGTAGATCTCCAGACTGATGCTGCTCTGCAAGTGGATATCTCGGATGCACTCAGTGAGAGGGACAAAGTGAAATTCACTGTCCATACAAAG AGTTCCTTAccaaatttcaaacaaaatgaattttctgtTGTCCGGCAACATGAAGAGTTTATTTGGCTTCATGATTCTTTTGTTGAGAATGAGGACTATGCTGGCTATATC ATTCCACCAGCACCACCCAGGCCTGACTTTGATGCCTCAAGGGAGAAATTGCAGAAActtggagaaggggaaggatcAATGACTAAAGAAGAATTCACCAAGATGAAACAAGAACTGGAGGC tgaaTATCTGGCAATATTCAAGAAGACGGTTGCAATGCATGAAGTGTTTTTGTGTCGCGTGGCAGCGCATCCTATTTTGAGAAAGGATTTAAATTTCCATGTATTCTTGGAATATAATCAGGAT ttgagTGTTCgtgggaaaaataagaaagagaaacttGAAGACTTCTTCAAAAATATGGTTAAATCAGCAGATGGTGTCATTGTTTCAGGAGTAAAG GATGTGGATGACTTCTTTGAACATGAAAGAACATTCCTTGTAGAATATCACAACCGAGTCAAAGATGCCTCTGCCAAATCTGATAAAATGACAAGATCACATAAAA aTGTGGCGGATGACTATAATAGAATTGGTTCTTCATTATACGCATTAGGAACGCAGGACTCCACAGATATATGCAA GTTCTTTCTGAAGGTATCAGAGTTATTTGACAAAACAAGG aaaatagaGGCCCGGGTATCTGCTGATGAAGATCTTAAACTTTCTGATCTTCTGAAATATTACCTGAGGGAATCTCAAGCTGCTAAG gatcTCCTGTATAGAAGATCTAGGTCACTAGTGGATTATGAAAATGCTAATAAGGCACTGGATAAAGcaagagcaaaaaataaagatgtgcTGCAAGCTGAAACTACTCAGCAAATATGCTGTCAGAAATTTGAGAAAATATCTGAATCGGCAAAACAAG AACTGATAGACTTTAAGACAAGAAGAGTTGCAGCATTCAGAAAAAATCTGGTGGAACTAGCAGAACTGGAATTAAAGCATGCTAAG